The nucleotide window ACCACATCGCTGGCGAACTGCGCACGGGCGTACAGAAGCTCAAGGACGCGACCCCAGCGGGCGTACTCCTCGGCAGCGGTAAGCTCGCGACCGCGCTGGACCGACTGGATCTGATCGACGAGTACAAGTTTCTCGTCCACCCCAGGATATCCGGTCACGGCCCGACCCTTTATCAGGGCGGGCTACCTAGTACTCGGCAGCTCGAGCTGGTCTCGTTAGCGCCACTTCGTAACGGTGCGGTCGCCATGCATTACCGGCGCGCCCGGCTAACAACGGATTGAAGCGAACCGTCCGCGGTGCGGTACGCCGCTAAACCTGAACGTTAAGGACCGCTATGGAGCGCTTTGAATGAGCGCTGGCAGTCTATTTCAAACCAATGGCGGTGCCCGTTCATGCGCTAATTGCTATTAATTTAGAAGCTACCTGCGCATATCCCATAAGGGCTGGAGCCCGATTTGTCTCTTGGTTGATAATTTGCCCCATCAAACCCCAAGAGTTTCAGAAAGACAAAAATCCATGAACATCCGCATTGGTGAAGGCTGGGACGTCCATCAACTGGTTGAAGGGCGCAAGCTTATTTTGGGTGGGGTGGAGATTCCCCATGACAAGGGCCTCCTGGGCCATTCCGATGCCGATGCGCTCTTGCATGCGATTACCGATGCGCTGCTGGGCGCTGCGGCCATGGGGGACATTGGCACTTTGTTCCCCGATACCGACGCGCAATTCAAGGGCGCAGACTCCACCGTGCTGCTGGCCGAGGCTGCGCGCCGCGTGCGGGCGCAGGGTTACGAGATTGGCAATGTGGACAGTACCGTGATCGCCCAGGCGCCCAAGTTGGCGCCGTACAAGGCGGCGATGCGGGACCGCATTGCGCAGGTGCTGGGCATCACGCCCGAACAGGTGAACGTGAAGGCCAAGACGGCCGAGAAGATGGGCCCCGTGGGCGAGGGGCGTGCCATGGAAGCGCGCGCTGTCATCTTGCTCACCAAAAATACCTGACCCGCGCCATGACTATGACCATGACCGCGACCCAACATCCCCATCTGCTCCAGCCCCTGGACCTGGGTTTCACCACGCTGCGCAACCGCGTGCTCATGGGCTCCATGCATACAGGCCTGGAAGACCGCTTCTACAACTACGGCAAGCTGGCTGCATACTTTGGCGAGCGAGCCAAAGGGGGCGTGGGTCTGATCGTGACCGGCGGCATATCGCCCAACCGGCGCGGCTGGCTGCTGCCGTTTGGCGGTACGCTCAATTCCATCTTCGATCTGCCCAACCACCGCAAGGTGACACGCGCCGTGCATGCCGAAGGCGGCAAGATACTCATGCAAATATTGCACAGCGGGCGTTATGGCTACCAGCCGTTTGTGGTGTCGGCATCCGCCAAGAAGTCACCCATCTCGCTGTTCAAACCGCGTGCGCTGACCGAGCGCGGTATCCGCTCCACCATTGCCAGCTACGTGCGCTGTGCCACGCTTGCGCAAAAGGCGGGCTACGACGGCGTGGAGATCATGGGCAGCGAAGGCTACTTGCTCAACCAGTTTCTCTGCGCCCGCACCAACCAGCGCACCGACCAGTGGGGCGGCAGTATCGACAACCGCATGCGCTTGGCCGTGGAAATCGTGAAGCAGGTACGTGCGGCCGTGGGGCCTAACTTTATCTTGATGTACCGCCACTCCATCCTCGATTTGGTGGAGGGCGGCAATAGCTGGGAAGAAGTGGTGCAGGTGGCGCAGGCGCTGGAGAAGGCAGGCGTCACGCTGTTCAACACCGGCATTGGCTGGCACGAGGCGCGCATTCCCACCATCGTCACCTCTGTTCCACGCGCGGCGTTTGCCAGCGTGGCGGCGCGCCTCAAGGCCGCGGTGTCGGTGCCGGTGATTGCGTCCAACCGTATCAACATGCCCGACGAAGCCGAGGCGCTGATTGCCAGTGGCGGTGTGGACATGGTGTCCATGGCCCGGCCGTTTCTGGCCGATGCCGACTGGGTCAACAAGGTAGCGGCCGGACGTGTGGACGAGATCAATACCTGCATTGGCTGCAACCAGGCCTGCCTGGACCACACGTTCCAGAACAAGCGCGCGAGCTGTCTGGTCAACCCGCGCGCGGCGTTTGAGACTGAACTGGTGTACCGCAAGACGGCTGCACCCAAACGCGTGGCTGTGGTGGGTGCCGGGCCGGCTGGTTTGTCCGCAGCGACGGTGGCGGCCGAGTGTGGGCATGACGTAACACTGTTCGATGGCAGCGACCGCATCGGTGGCCAGTTCAACGTCGCCATGCAAGTGCCGGGCAAGGAAGAGTTTGCGCAGACGCTGCGCTACTTTGGCCGCCGCCTGCAGATTACGGGTGTGAAGCTGCAGTTGAACCAGCGCGTGGCGCGCGAACAGTTGCTGGCGCAAGGTTTTGACGTGGTCATCTTGGCCACTGGCATCGTGCCCCGCAAACCCGGCATTGAAGGCATCAACCACACCAAAGTGGTGTCGTATTTGGATGTTTTGCAGCGCAAGGTGATACCGGGCAAACGCGTCGCCATCATTGGCGCGGGCGGCATTGGGTTTGACGTGGGCGAGTTCCTGCTGCATGACCCGGCCATCCCGCTGCCCGTGCCGGTAGACAACTGGTGTGCAGAGTGGGGCGTGGACCTGCAGGCCCAGTCCAACGGTGGGCTGGTGCAGCCCGCAGCGGCCGAACCCT belongs to Rhodoferax saidenbachensis and includes:
- the ispF gene encoding 2-C-methyl-D-erythritol 2,4-cyclodiphosphate synthase; translation: MNIRIGEGWDVHQLVEGRKLILGGVEIPHDKGLLGHSDADALLHAITDALLGAAAMGDIGTLFPDTDAQFKGADSTVLLAEAARRVRAQGYEIGNVDSTVIAQAPKLAPYKAAMRDRIAQVLGITPEQVNVKAKTAEKMGPVGEGRAMEARAVILLTKNT
- a CDS encoding NADPH-dependent 2,4-dienoyl-CoA reductase; translated protein: MTATQHPHLLQPLDLGFTTLRNRVLMGSMHTGLEDRFYNYGKLAAYFGERAKGGVGLIVTGGISPNRRGWLLPFGGTLNSIFDLPNHRKVTRAVHAEGGKILMQILHSGRYGYQPFVVSASAKKSPISLFKPRALTERGIRSTIASYVRCATLAQKAGYDGVEIMGSEGYLLNQFLCARTNQRTDQWGGSIDNRMRLAVEIVKQVRAAVGPNFILMYRHSILDLVEGGNSWEEVVQVAQALEKAGVTLFNTGIGWHEARIPTIVTSVPRAAFASVAARLKAAVSVPVIASNRINMPDEAEALIASGGVDMVSMARPFLADADWVNKVAAGRVDEINTCIGCNQACLDHTFQNKRASCLVNPRAAFETELVYRKTAAPKRVAVVGAGPAGLSAATVAAECGHDVTLFDGSDRIGGQFNVAMQVPGKEEFAQTLRYFGRRLQITGVKLQLNQRVAREQLLAQGFDVVILATGIVPRKPGIEGINHTKVVSYLDVLQRKVIPGKRVAIIGAGGIGFDVGEFLLHDPAIPLPVPVDNWCAEWGVDLQAQSNGGLVQPAAAEPYRQLYLLQRKTTKPGAGLGKTSGWVHRAVLQRNGVEMLAGVEYRRINDAGLHITVGGVGRVLDVDQVVLCAGQESLTELMPSDAERQQPGMPAFHCIGGAALASELDAKRAIREGAVLAASL